One Streptomyces sp. RPA4-2 genomic window carries:
- a CDS encoding transposase family protein: MSVTTRGFTLVTYVATLDVPRHVVDYLSRLLAAHRRRIGTRRGSRALGPFRQAVLVLRWFREHGCVHCLARDAGVSQATGYRYLHEGIHVLAEQAPELHEVLEHCRREGMTHVILDGTLIESDRLAGTRDNGNDLWFSQRHKAFGGNVQFLSAPDGTPLWVSDVEPGSTPDITAARLHALPALYKAAADGLPTLADKGYIGAGIGIIVPTRRPKARSEQALHANTRTTNNLIRGIRALGERAAAELKQRWRALQYVTEAFPSSV, from the coding sequence ATGTCCGTAACCACCAGAGGCTTCACGTTGGTCACGTATGTTGCCACGCTCGATGTCCCGCGCCATGTCGTGGACTACCTGTCTCGACTACTGGCCGCACATCGGCGGCGGATCGGTACTCGGCGCGGTAGTCGGGCGCTTGGACCGTTTCGCCAGGCGGTGCTGGTCCTGCGCTGGTTCCGCGAGCATGGCTGCGTGCACTGCTTGGCCCGCGACGCTGGCGTTTCCCAGGCCACCGGCTACCGCTACCTGCACGAAGGCATCCACGTCCTGGCCGAACAAGCCCCGGAGCTGCACGAGGTACTGGAGCACTGCCGACGCGAGGGCATGACCCACGTCATCCTCGACGGCACGCTGATCGAATCCGACCGCCTCGCGGGCACTCGCGACAACGGCAACGATCTATGGTTCAGCCAGAGACACAAGGCGTTCGGCGGCAACGTGCAGTTCCTCTCCGCCCCGGACGGCACCCCGTTGTGGGTCTCCGATGTCGAACCCGGCTCCACTCCTGACATCACGGCCGCCCGACTCCACGCCCTGCCCGCGCTGTACAAGGCCGCGGCCGACGGGCTGCCCACCCTCGCCGACAAGGGCTACATCGGCGCAGGAATCGGCATCATCGTCCCGACCCGGCGCCCGAAGGCCCGCTCCGAGCAGGCACTGCACGCGAACACGCGCACCACAAATAACCTGATCAGAGGCATACGAGCCCTCGGCGAACGCGCAGCCGCCGAACTCAAGCAACGCTGGCGCGCTCTGCAGTACGTCACTGAGGCTTTTCCATCATCGGTCTGA
- a CDS encoding IS5 family transposase, translating to MLVYPSGVDVSGSALRFLSAKLRQRRRDLGTRWRRLSVGRQALLTLAHLRNGHPYAQLAAGFGIGTTTAYRYITEAVEVLAALAPTLAEAVRTASSKAFVLLDGTLLPIDRIAADRPYYSGKHKRHGMNVQVLADPFGRLLWASPALPGAVHDVRAAREHGIVDALAGAGITCWADKGYRGAGGTVRTPCWGRWEALSTGQQAVNRSHAKIRALVEQAVATLKSWRLLRKLRCSTTRITCLVQAVLTLHLASSDR from the coding sequence GTGCTTGTCTACCCGTCCGGCGTGGACGTGTCCGGTTCTGCCCTGCGCTTCCTGTCCGCCAAGCTCCGTCAGCGCCGCAGGGATCTCGGTACCCGCTGGCGGCGCCTGAGCGTCGGCCGGCAGGCCCTGCTCACGCTCGCCCATCTCCGCAACGGCCACCCGTATGCCCAGCTCGCGGCCGGGTTCGGCATTGGGACCACGACCGCGTACCGGTACATCACCGAGGCCGTCGAGGTCTTGGCCGCTCTCGCGCCGACCCTTGCAGAGGCGGTCCGGACAGCATCGTCGAAGGCGTTCGTGCTGCTGGACGGGACCCTGCTGCCGATCGACCGGATCGCCGCGGACCGGCCCTACTACTCGGGGAAGCACAAGAGGCACGGGATGAACGTGCAGGTCCTCGCCGATCCCTTCGGCCGGCTGTTGTGGGCGTCACCAGCCTTGCCCGGCGCCGTCCACGACGTCCGCGCGGCTCGCGAACACGGCATCGTCGACGCCCTCGCCGGGGCCGGCATCACGTGCTGGGCCGACAAGGGCTACCGGGGTGCCGGCGGCACGGTCCGTACCCCGTGCTGGGGGCGGTGGGAGGCCCTTTCCACTGGTCAGCAGGCGGTGAACCGGTCTCACGCGAAGATCCGCGCCCTCGTCGAGCAGGCAGTGGCCACCCTCAAGTCTTGGCGGCTTCTTCGCAAGCTCCGGTGCTCGACCACCCGGATCACCTGCCTCGTCCAGGCCGTCCTCACCCTGCATTTGGCCAGCTCAGACCGATGA